In Papaver somniferum cultivar HN1 chromosome 1, ASM357369v1, whole genome shotgun sequence, a genomic segment contains:
- the LOC113294816 gene encoding thioredoxin-like 1-1, chloroplastic: protein MATEILSKSNLFSHTYYCSSSSSSLKNSCITNSSLKVQPIKSFLDSDFHGRRISVQQKIEGKEPRKGNLQVLPIQMSLLIGKAQKWWQKGLQENMKEITSAQDLVDSLSNAGDKLVIVDFFSPGCGGCKALHPKICQFAEMNPDVQFLQVNYEEHKSMSYSLNVHVLPFFRFYRGSHGRLCSFSCTNATITKFRDALAKHTTDRCSIGPTKGLEEAELIALAANKDLSFNHTPKPKPTKEQEPIPAEQQKPQPIPAYLNYALPSNSSKTIKDSDGKTLIAAGR from the exons ATGGCTACTGAAATTCTGAGTAAATCTAATCTGTTTTCTCATACATATTACtgttcctcttcatcttcttcactcaAGAACTCATGTATTACTAACTCTTCTTTAAAAGTCCAACCTATTAAGTCCTTTTTGGATAGTGATTTTCATGGCCGAAGGATTTCTGTTCAACAAAAAATTGAAGGAAAAGAACCCAGAAAAGGAAATCTTCAGGTTTTGCCTATACAG ATGAGCCTTTTAATTGGAAAAGCCCAGAAATGGTGGCAAAAGGGACTTCAAGAAAACATGAAAGAGATTACATCTGCACAAGATCTGGTCGATTCTTTGTCAAATGCAGGAGATAAATTAGTTATTGTTGATTTCTTTTCTCCTGGATGTGGTGGTTGCAAAGCACTTCATCCAAAG ATCTGTCAATTTGCAGAGATGAACCCAGATGTTCAGTTCCTTCAGGTGAATTATGAAGAGCATAAATCAATGAGTTATAGCCTCAACGTTCACGTTCTTCCATTCTTTAGATTTTACAGAGGTTCCCATGGTCGTCTCTGTAGCTTCAGCTGCACCAATGCCACC ATTACGAAATTCAGGGATGCATTGGCGAAGCACACTACTGATAGATGTAGTATAGGTCCAACAAAAGGGCTAGAAGAAGCAGAACTTATTGCTTTGGCTGCAAACAAGGATCTTTCCTTCAATCAtacaccaaaaccaaaaccaaccaaagaacaagaacCTATTCCTGCTGAACAACAGAAACCACAACCAATTCCTGCATACTTAAATTATGCACTTCCTTCGAACTCTTCTAAAACCATCAAAGATTCTGATGGAAAAACTTTGATCGCAGCCGGGAGATGA